In Montipora capricornis isolate CH-2021 chromosome 4, ASM3666992v2, whole genome shotgun sequence, a single genomic region encodes these proteins:
- the LOC138045818 gene encoding uncharacterized protein: MASERGEDKGEKSGRKLCSKSRKCSKNDRHGGKCNSGRTVNPFWIRSPIQVGHSIKREARNVAAELEEECERKKARIDEQEASVNVREVEVTEREKKLEGVEEKATAMQLIF; the protein is encoded by the exons ATGGCTTCCGAAAGAGGTGAAGATAAAGGCGAGAAAAG tGGCCGAAAACTCTGCTCAAAGAGCAGAAAATGCAGTAAAAACGACCGCCATGGAGGAAAATGTAATTCTGGAAGAACAGTGAATCCGTTTTGGATCCGTTCGCCAATCCAGGTTGGTCACTCCATTAAAAGGGAAGCAAGAAATGTTGCTGCAGAACTGGAAGAAGAATGTGAGAGAAAGAAAGCTCGCATAGATGAACAGGAAGCTAGTGTTAATGTCAGAGAGGTAGAAGTTACTGAGagagaaaagaaacttgaaggAGTTGAAGAGAAAGCTACAGCAATGCAACTTATATTCTAA